The Pseudoliparis swirei isolate HS2019 ecotype Mariana Trench chromosome 1, NWPU_hadal_v1, whole genome shotgun sequence genome has a window encoding:
- the oprd1a gene encoding opioid receptor, delta 1a produces the protein MEPATVPGARLSLSDLYSVIPFNVTFQDDGLQNFTEQPGPVRSTGGIIIAICITALYSVICVVGLLGNVLVMYGVVRYTKMKTATNIYIFNLALADALATSTLPFQSAKYLMNTWPFGEVLCKLIIAIDYYNMFTSIFTLTMMSVDRYIAVCHPVRALGFRTPVKAKMINVLIWVLSSAIGVPVMVMAVTKVKDNGVTMCMLKFPDPDWYWDTVTKICVFIFAFVVPVMVITICYGLMILRLKSVRLLSGSKEKDRNMRRITRMVLVVVAAFIVCWTPIHIFIIVKTMVDIDTRNPFVIASWHLCIALGYTNSSLNPVLYAFLDENFKRCFRDFCLPCRTHVQQHSLTRGSNNTREPVSVCAPTEAGKKPT, from the exons ATGGAGCCGGCCACGGTCCCAGGAGCGCGCCTCTCCCTGTCCGACCTGTACTCGGTCATCCCCTTTAATGTCACCTTCCAGGACGACGGGCTGCAGAACTTCACCGAGCAGCCGGGTCCGGTGAGGAGCACCGGGGGTATTATCATAGCCATATGCATCACGGCTCTCTACTCCGTCATTTGCGTGGTGGGACTTCTGGGCAACGTCCTCGTCATGTACGGGGTGGTCAG GTACACCAAGATGAAGACGGCCACAAACATCTACATCTTCAACCTGGCTCTGGCCGACGCCCTCGCCACCAGCACGCTGCCCTTCCAGAGCGCCAAATACCTGATGAACACCTGGCCGTTTGGGGAGGTGCTGTGCAAGCTCATTATCGCCATCGACTACTACAACATGTTCACCAGCATCTTCACCCTGACCATGATGAGCGTGGACCGCTACATAGCTGTGTGCCACCCGGTCAGAGCGCTGGGGTTTCGGACGCCGGTCAAGGCGAAAATGATCAACGTGCTCATCTGGGTCCTGTCCTCCGCCATTGGCGTGCCCGTTATGGTCATGGCTGTGACCAAAGTGAAGGATAACG GTGTAACCATGTGCATGCTGAAGTTCCCTGACCCCGACTGGTACTGGGACACCGTGACAAAGATCTGCGTCTTCATCTTCGCCTTCGTGGTTCCCGTGATGGTCATCACCATATGTTACGGCCTGATGATCCTGCGCCTGAAGAGCGTCCGTCTGCTCTCGGGCTCCAAGGAGAAAGACCGCAACATGCGCCGCATCACCCGCAtggtcctggtggtggtggcggcctTCATCGTCTGCTGGACCCCCATCCACATCTTCATCATCGTGAAGACCATGGTGGACATCGACACAAGGAACCCCTTTGTGATAGCCAGCTGGCACCTGTGCATCGCCCTGGGCTACACCAACAGCAGCCTCAACCCCGTCCTCTACGCATTTCTGGATGAAAACTTTAAGCGCTGCTTCAGAGATTTTTGCCTTCCCTGCCGGACCCACGTGCAGCAGCACAGTCTGACGAGAGGCAGCAACAACACCAGGGAGCCGGTGTCCGTCTGCGCTCCCACAGAAGCGGGAAAGAAGCCCACATGA